GGATGGGGCGCCGATGGTGGCGTAGCCGGATGAGGGGGCAGAGTAAGAGGCGTAGCCGTGGCCGCCGCTGGAGTAGCCGTTACCGCCACTGGAGTAGCCAGAGTAGCCACCGCTGTAACCGCCGGAGTAGTCCTCCACGGCCTGGTGGTACTGCGCGACCTGGATGCCCTGCTGAAGAGACTCTAGCTCCACGCCGACCACACGGTCGTGGGGGACACCGTACACGGGCGCGGGCGCGCCGTAGTGCGAGGAAATACCGTGGGAGGAAGACGCTGACTGGTAGGCCTGGTTCTGGA
This genomic window from Leptidea sinapis chromosome 34, ilLepSina1.1, whole genome shotgun sequence contains:
- the LOC126975004 gene encoding prisilkin-39-like; this encodes MAQRTLMTLAVALLATVAAEPPVGYSYAAPSLGHGSGSSVLSSGGHYHSVPVGHQSSEGYHIDPHLLEKIRHIILKDEIQNQAYQSASSSHGISSHYGAPAPVYGVPHDRVVGVELESLQQGIQVAQYHQAVEDYSGGYSGGYSGYSSGGNGYSSGGHGYASYSAPSSGYATIGAPSGSYGVPSPSSSYGVPH